The following proteins are co-located in the Conyzicola lurida genome:
- a CDS encoding glutamyl-tRNA amidotransferase: MGVAKEAIISDISNTVVEIHVPLTPLIGLPEGEDPFPWIDEIMDYITELDERGEAALYDDGGEFGDVYVFLINAASEERLLSVAARIADLPGVPAGVYAMVTDDEAEEFGQGRRVELS, from the coding sequence GTGGGAGTAGCCAAGGAGGCAATCATTTCCGACATCTCGAACACCGTCGTGGAGATCCACGTTCCGCTGACCCCGCTCATCGGGCTGCCTGAGGGCGAAGACCCCTTCCCGTGGATCGACGAGATCATGGACTACATCACCGAGCTCGACGAGCGAGGCGAAGCGGCGCTGTACGACGACGGCGGCGAATTCGGCGACGTCTACGTGTTCCTCATCAACGCGGCATCCGAAGAGCGTCTGCTCTCGGTCGCGGCACGTATCGCGGACCTGCCGGGCGTTCCTGCCGGGGTCTACGCGATGGTCACCGACGACGAGGCCGAGGAGTTCGGGCAGGGTCGTCGGGTCGAGCTGTCCTGA
- a CDS encoding MDR family MFS transporter — translation MLAITILLVSTFVVILNETIMSVALPHLMDDLGITASAAQWLTTAFLLTMAVVIPITGFLLQRFTTRGIFITAMAVFSAGTLVAALAPGFEVLLAARIVQAVGTAIMIPLLFTTVLTLVPEQNRGRIMGNISIVISVAPAVGPTISGLILSVLDWRWMFIIVLPIAVAALVLGALRIPNVSEPRKTPLDVLSVILAAFGFGGLVFGLSSIGEAEGGITAVEAWLPLAVGVVAIVVFVLRQLSLQKRDIALLDLRTFTTKSFSLSIGMVMISMIALFGTLILLPLYTQDVLGLDTLSTGLLLLPGGLVMGLLAPFVGRLYDRNGPTVLVVAGSIIVSAALWGMTMLGENTPFWWVLVAHVLLSIGLALLFTPLFTSGLAGLAPKMYSHGSAILSTVQQLAGAAGIAVFITVLSSRAATMVADGSTVVSATAGGIHSAFVYGAIISLVAIPIAFFIRKPASTGAAAPMGH, via the coding sequence ATGCTCGCCATCACGATCCTGCTCGTGTCGACCTTCGTCGTGATCCTCAACGAGACGATCATGAGCGTGGCCCTGCCACACCTCATGGACGACCTCGGCATCACCGCGAGTGCGGCGCAGTGGCTCACCACCGCATTCCTGCTCACGATGGCCGTCGTCATCCCGATCACCGGATTCCTGCTGCAGCGCTTCACCACCCGCGGCATCTTCATCACCGCGATGGCGGTGTTCAGCGCCGGCACCCTGGTGGCGGCGCTCGCGCCCGGCTTCGAGGTCCTGCTCGCGGCCCGCATCGTGCAGGCGGTCGGTACCGCGATCATGATCCCGCTGCTGTTCACCACGGTGCTCACCCTCGTGCCCGAGCAGAACCGCGGGCGCATCATGGGCAATATCTCGATCGTCATCTCGGTGGCGCCCGCCGTCGGTCCGACGATCTCCGGCCTGATCCTCAGCGTGCTCGACTGGCGCTGGATGTTCATCATCGTGCTGCCCATCGCCGTCGCCGCTCTGGTGCTCGGCGCCCTGCGCATCCCGAACGTCTCCGAGCCGCGCAAGACCCCGCTCGACGTGCTCTCGGTCATCCTCGCCGCGTTCGGCTTCGGCGGACTCGTCTTCGGCCTCAGCAGCATCGGCGAGGCCGAGGGCGGCATCACGGCCGTCGAGGCCTGGCTGCCCCTCGCCGTCGGTGTCGTCGCGATCGTGGTCTTCGTGCTGCGCCAGCTCAGCCTGCAGAAGCGCGACATCGCCCTGCTCGACCTGCGCACCTTCACCACGAAGTCGTTCTCGCTGTCGATCGGCATGGTCATGATCAGCATGATCGCGCTGTTCGGAACACTCATCCTGCTGCCGCTCTACACGCAGGACGTGCTCGGTCTCGACACTCTCTCCACCGGCCTGCTGCTGCTCCCCGGCGGTCTCGTCATGGGTCTTCTCGCGCCGTTCGTCGGCCGTCTCTACGACCGAAACGGACCGACCGTGCTGGTCGTCGCCGGTTCGATCATCGTGAGCGCCGCTCTCTGGGGCATGACCATGCTCGGCGAGAACACGCCGTTCTGGTGGGTGCTCGTGGCGCACGTGCTGCTCAGCATCGGCCTGGCCCTGCTGTTCACGCCGCTGTTCACCTCCGGCCTCGCCGGACTCGCGCCGAAGATGTACTCGCACGGCAGTGCCATCCTCAGCACGGTGCAGCAGCTCGCGGGTGCGGCCGGAATCGCCGTGTTCATCACGGTGCTCTCGTCGCGCGCGGCGACCATGGTCGCGGACGGTTCCACCGTCGTGTCGGCGACGGCCGGCGGCATCCACTCGGCCTTCGTCTACGGAGCGATCATCTCGCTCGTCGCGATCCCGATCGCGTTCTTCATCCGCAAGCCGGCGTCGACCGGTGCGGCGGCGCCGATGGGCCACTGA
- a CDS encoding HpcH/HpaI aldolase/citrate lyase family protein, with protein sequence MSTTPTTPVSSAHRDAIPAEIARSWLLVSATNTAQFDVAARSRADQIVLDIEDAVDPKAKPAARGDVVDWLADGGSGWVRINDHTTDFWSDDVDALSGVPGLRGVMLAKTESPADVTETFDRLGGHTPVLALIESALGIEEAVSIARARGTFRLAFGSGDYRRDTGTSADNLAMAYPRSRLVVASRIGNLPGPIDGPTVGSSHPILREQSQMTVALGLTGKLCLDIEQTPVINEVISPTQSDVAWARDFLADFEARGRVIRDGSDLPRLGRAQKIDKLAQAFGVNPA encoded by the coding sequence ATGTCAACGACGCCCACCACACCAGTGTCCTCCGCCCACCGTGACGCGATCCCCGCCGAAATCGCGCGGTCCTGGCTGCTCGTCTCGGCCACCAACACCGCGCAGTTCGACGTCGCCGCCCGGTCGCGCGCCGACCAGATCGTGCTCGACATCGAGGACGCGGTCGACCCCAAGGCGAAGCCCGCGGCCCGCGGCGACGTCGTCGACTGGCTCGCCGACGGCGGCAGCGGCTGGGTGCGCATCAACGACCACACCACCGACTTCTGGAGCGACGACGTCGACGCCCTGTCCGGCGTTCCCGGACTGCGCGGCGTAATGCTCGCCAAGACCGAGTCGCCCGCCGACGTGACCGAGACCTTCGACCGTCTCGGCGGCCACACGCCCGTTCTGGCGCTCATCGAATCGGCCCTCGGCATCGAGGAAGCGGTGTCCATCGCGCGTGCCCGCGGCACGTTCCGTCTGGCCTTCGGCAGCGGCGACTACCGCCGCGACACCGGCACCAGCGCGGACAACCTCGCCATGGCCTACCCACGGTCGCGCCTCGTCGTCGCCAGCCGCATCGGCAACCTGCCCGGCCCCATCGACGGACCGACGGTCGGCAGCAGCCACCCGATCCTGCGCGAGCAGAGCCAGATGACCGTGGCGCTCGGCCTCACCGGCAAGCTCTGCCTCGACATCGAACAGACCCCCGTGATCAACGAGGTCATCAGCCCCACGCAGAGCGACGTGGCGTGGGCGCGCGACTTCCTCGCGGACTTCGAGGCGCGCGGACGCGTCATCCGCGACGGCAGCGACCTGCCCCGCCTCGGCCGCGCGCAGAAGATCGACAAGCTGGCGCAGGCCTTCGGGGTGAACCCGGCGTAG
- a CDS encoding ABC transporter permease subunit — translation MTQLAGAPGTTPAPPAPAVRRREKAPLSLSGILIKIIALSVLNAIGVYALFVLFVAGSWLVFGLGVATLLVLDWIYLSRRALPAKYLAPGVFFLVIFQIFVVVYTGYIAFTNYGDGHNSTKDDAINAIVAKSLVRVEDSPAYQLTVVQQLGTFSFLVTDPDGEVSLGGEGRPLEEVDSDGTSLDGYETLSFNDILNNQEAISAISVPLTDNPSDGALRTPDGTSAFLYESTLLYDEASDSFTDQATGTVYSDAGNGEFASAEGEALTPGWTITVGFDNFVRAVTDESIRGPLLGVVLWTFAFAFLSVATTFALGLFLAIVFNDSRMRGRKVYRVLAILPYAFPSFLSALVWAGLLNPQFGFVNNVLLGGADVPWLTDPTLAKISILFVNLWLGFPYMFLVCTGALQAIPDDVIEAARVDGARNWGIFRLIKLPLLMVSLAPLLISSFAFNFNNFNLIYMLTAGGPRDISAGVNVGATDILITLVYKVAFGAVAGRDYGLASAFAIIIFIVVATVSIIGYRRTRVLEDIN, via the coding sequence ATGACGCAGCTCGCGGGGGCACCGGGCACCACCCCGGCGCCCCCGGCACCGGCCGTGCGGCGCCGGGAGAAAGCGCCGCTCAGTCTCTCCGGCATCCTGATCAAGATCATCGCGCTGAGCGTGCTCAATGCCATCGGCGTCTACGCGCTGTTCGTGCTGTTCGTCGCCGGCAGCTGGCTGGTCTTCGGTCTCGGCGTCGCCACCTTGCTCGTGCTCGACTGGATCTACCTGAGCAGGCGCGCCCTACCGGCGAAGTACCTCGCGCCCGGGGTGTTCTTCCTCGTGATCTTCCAGATCTTCGTGGTCGTCTACACGGGCTACATCGCGTTCACCAACTACGGCGACGGCCACAACAGCACCAAGGACGACGCCATCAACGCGATCGTGGCCAAGTCGCTGGTGCGCGTCGAGGACTCTCCCGCCTACCAACTCACCGTGGTGCAGCAGCTCGGCACCTTCAGCTTCCTGGTCACCGACCCCGACGGCGAAGTGAGCCTCGGCGGCGAGGGCCGGCCGCTCGAGGAGGTCGACTCCGACGGCACGTCGCTCGACGGCTACGAGACCCTGAGCTTCAACGACATCCTCAACAACCAGGAGGCGATCAGCGCCATCTCCGTGCCGCTGACCGACAACCCGAGCGACGGCGCCCTGCGCACGCCCGACGGCACGAGCGCGTTCCTCTACGAGTCGACGCTGCTCTACGACGAGGCGTCCGACAGCTTCACCGACCAGGCCACGGGGACGGTGTACAGCGACGCGGGCAACGGCGAGTTCGCCTCGGCCGAGGGGGAAGCGCTCACCCCCGGGTGGACGATCACCGTCGGGTTCGACAATTTCGTGCGGGCGGTGACCGACGAGTCGATCCGCGGGCCGCTGCTCGGCGTCGTGCTGTGGACCTTCGCCTTCGCCTTCCTGTCGGTGGCGACGACGTTCGCGCTCGGACTGTTCCTCGCGATCGTGTTCAACGACTCGCGCATGCGCGGCCGCAAGGTCTACCGGGTGCTGGCGATTCTCCCGTACGCGTTCCCGTCGTTCCTGTCGGCGCTCGTCTGGGCCGGGCTCCTCAACCCGCAGTTCGGCTTCGTCAACAACGTGCTGCTCGGCGGCGCCGACGTGCCCTGGCTCACCGACCCGACGCTTGCCAAGATCAGCATCCTGTTCGTGAACCTCTGGCTCGGGTTCCCCTACATGTTCCTGGTCTGCACCGGGGCGCTGCAGGCGATCCCCGACGACGTGATCGAGGCGGCGCGGGTCGACGGGGCGCGCAACTGGGGCATCTTCCGTCTGATCAAGCTGCCGCTGTTGATGGTGTCGCTCGCACCCCTGCTGATCTCGTCGTTCGCGTTCAACTTCAACAATTTCAATCTCATCTACATGCTGACCGCGGGAGGCCCACGCGATATTTCGGCGGGGGTGAATGTCGGCGCCACCGACATCCTGATCACGCTCGTCTACAAGGTGGCATTCGGCGCCGTCGCCGGCCGTGACTACGGGCTCGCGAGCGCCTTCGCGATCATCATCTTCATCGTCGTCGCCACCGTGTCGATCATCGGCTACCGGCGCACCCGCGTACTGGAGGACATCAATTGA
- a CDS encoding ATP-binding cassette domain-containing protein, which produces MTDAAAAMPADRHDTITVRGARENNLRNVSVDIPKRRLTVFTGVSGSGKSSLVFGTIAAESQRLINETYSAFLQSFMASQSRPDVDELSGLSAAIVVDQERMGSNSRSTVGTATDAYAMLRIIYSRLGVPHAGSSGAFSFNLPEGMCPECEGTGRVSSIDVAQLVDEEKSLLEGAITVPNFSADGWYVKGYIDSGFVDPEAKIKDYTPQQREDFLYKEATKMKLNGINTTYEGLVPKVNRMYIAKGGEAAQAHIRAFVERAVTFTTCPLCNGARLKQEALASRIEGLNIAECSAMQINDLAKFIDTVTDEEVGPLVANLKGTLDSLVEIGLGYLSLDRESATLSGGEAQRVKMVRHLGSSLTDITYVFDEPTIGLHPHDIQRMNRLLLLLRDKGNTVLVVEHKPETIAIADNVVDLGPGAGPFGGEIQFVGTVEGLRASGTLTGRHLDHRVSLRPDPRAATEHLRISGASLHNLKDVSVDIPLGVLTVVTGVAGSGKSSLIYGSLPRSADVIVVDQSAIRGSRRSNPATYTGLLDPIRTAFAKANKVKAALFSANSEGACPNCKGIGLVYTDLAMMAGVASVCEVCEGKRFTDEVLTYTLNGKNIHEVLSMPVVEARDFFGTGPAHLILDRLVDVGLSYLSLGQPLTTLSGGERQRIKLAINMAKKGATYVLDEPTTGLHLADVDQLLGLLDRLVDDGNTVIVIEHHQAVMAHADWIIDLGPGAGIDGGRIVFEGTPAALVEQGETLTAQHLREYVGR; this is translated from the coding sequence ATGACCGACGCTGCCGCCGCCATGCCCGCCGACCGCCACGACACCATCACCGTGCGTGGTGCGCGTGAGAACAATCTCCGTAACGTCTCCGTCGACATCCCGAAACGCCGGCTCACCGTTTTCACGGGCGTCTCCGGTTCCGGCAAGTCCAGCCTCGTCTTCGGCACGATCGCCGCCGAGTCGCAGCGGCTGATCAACGAGACCTACTCCGCGTTCCTCCAGTCGTTTATGGCCAGCCAGAGCCGACCGGACGTCGACGAGCTCTCGGGACTCAGCGCCGCGATCGTCGTCGACCAGGAGCGCATGGGCTCGAACTCGCGGTCGACCGTCGGCACCGCGACCGACGCGTACGCGATGCTCCGCATCATCTACAGCCGGCTCGGCGTACCGCACGCCGGATCCTCCGGCGCCTTCAGCTTCAACCTGCCCGAAGGCATGTGCCCCGAGTGCGAGGGTACCGGGCGGGTGTCGAGCATCGACGTCGCCCAGCTGGTCGACGAGGAGAAGTCGCTGCTCGAGGGCGCGATCACCGTGCCGAACTTCAGCGCCGACGGCTGGTACGTGAAGGGGTACATCGACTCCGGGTTCGTCGACCCCGAGGCGAAGATCAAGGACTACACGCCGCAGCAGCGCGAAGACTTCCTTTACAAGGAAGCCACGAAGATGAAGCTCAACGGCATCAACACGACCTACGAAGGGCTCGTTCCCAAGGTCAACCGCATGTACATCGCGAAGGGCGGCGAGGCGGCGCAGGCGCACATCCGCGCGTTCGTCGAGCGCGCGGTGACCTTCACGACCTGCCCTCTCTGCAACGGGGCGCGCCTCAAGCAGGAGGCACTGGCATCTCGTATCGAGGGTCTGAACATCGCCGAGTGCTCGGCCATGCAGATCAACGACCTCGCGAAATTCATCGACACGGTCACCGACGAGGAGGTCGGGCCGCTCGTCGCGAACCTCAAGGGCACGCTCGACTCGCTCGTCGAGATCGGGCTGGGCTACCTGTCGCTCGACCGCGAATCGGCGACGCTCTCGGGCGGGGAGGCGCAGCGCGTGAAGATGGTGCGCCACCTCGGATCGTCGCTCACCGACATCACCTATGTCTTCGACGAGCCGACGATCGGGCTGCACCCGCACGATATCCAGCGCATGAACAGGCTGCTGCTCCTGCTGCGGGACAAGGGCAACACCGTGCTCGTGGTCGAGCACAAGCCCGAGACGATCGCCATCGCCGACAACGTCGTGGATCTCGGTCCGGGCGCCGGTCCGTTCGGCGGGGAGATCCAGTTCGTCGGAACCGTGGAGGGGCTGCGGGCCTCCGGAACCCTCACCGGCCGCCACCTCGACCACCGCGTTTCGCTGCGCCCCGACCCGCGTGCCGCGACCGAGCACCTGCGCATCTCGGGCGCGAGCCTGCACAATCTCAAGGACGTCTCGGTCGACATCCCGCTCGGCGTGCTCACCGTCGTCACGGGCGTCGCGGGCTCGGGCAAGAGCTCGCTCATCTACGGGTCGCTCCCCCGCAGCGCCGACGTGATCGTGGTCGACCAGTCGGCGATCCGCGGGTCGCGGCGCAGCAACCCGGCGACCTACACGGGGCTGCTCGACCCGATCCGCACCGCGTTCGCCAAGGCCAACAAGGTGAAAGCCGCGCTGTTCAGCGCGAACTCCGAGGGCGCCTGCCCCAACTGCAAGGGCATCGGTCTCGTCTACACGGACCTCGCGATGATGGCCGGGGTCGCCTCGGTCTGCGAGGTCTGCGAGGGCAAGCGCTTCACCGACGAGGTGCTCACCTACACGCTGAACGGCAAGAACATCCACGAGGTGCTCTCGATGCCGGTCGTCGAGGCCCGCGACTTCTTCGGCACGGGGCCGGCGCACCTGATTCTCGACCGCCTCGTCGACGTGGGGCTCAGCTACCTGTCGCTCGGACAGCCGCTGACCACGCTCTCCGGCGGCGAGCGTCAACGCATCAAGCTGGCGATCAACATGGCCAAGAAGGGGGCGACCTATGTTCTGGATGAACCGACCACGGGCCTGCACCTCGCCGACGTCGACCAGCTGCTCGGGTTGCTCGACCGGCTGGTCGACGACGGCAACACCGTCATCGTGATCGAGCACCACCAGGCGGTGATGGCGCACGCGGACTGGATCATCGACCTCGGTCCCGGCGCGGGCATCGACGGCGGCCGCATCGTGTTCGAGGGCACGCCGGCGGCGCTCGTCGAGCAGGGAGAAACGCTGACGGCGCAGCATCTGCGCGAGTACGTCGGCCGATAG
- a CDS encoding DNA alkylation repair protein codes for MNELIDEDAIGRLRGHLRSAGEGLAFARLEQLGAQLGRGDLGDPSLRERTDLVSAALLVDLPSDYGAASGIIRTALDDPSFAGWTIWPVGETVTTLALASPSHFDDALGLLAELTPRLTSEFSIRRLLEHDLERALPVVHGWTSHPNEHVRRLASEGTRAFLPWAIRVRSLLASPEATVPILDALYRDETDYVRRSVANHLNDLARQNPDLVVEVAGRWLADPDENTAWVVRHGLRTLVKKAHPGALALLGFTPVVVTVGAPVLESTAITLPGSLAFSFALTNEGDVPARLAVDYVVHFMKSNGSQAEKVFKLTSTTLAAGESVTLSKRHALRQMTTRVHYAGTHSLELQINGQRHTRTDFELAL; via the coding sequence ATGAACGAACTGATCGACGAGGATGCCATCGGCCGCTTGCGAGGGCATCTCCGGTCGGCGGGCGAGGGGCTGGCCTTCGCACGCCTCGAGCAGCTCGGCGCGCAACTCGGTCGCGGCGACCTCGGCGACCCGAGCCTGCGGGAGCGCACCGATCTGGTCAGCGCCGCGCTGCTCGTCGACCTGCCGAGCGATTACGGCGCGGCATCCGGCATCATTCGCACCGCTCTCGACGACCCCTCGTTCGCCGGCTGGACGATCTGGCCGGTCGGCGAGACCGTCACCACGCTCGCGCTCGCATCGCCGTCGCACTTCGACGACGCGCTCGGGCTGCTCGCCGAGCTGACGCCGCGGCTGACCTCGGAGTTCTCGATCCGCCGGTTGCTCGAGCACGACCTCGAGCGCGCGCTGCCCGTGGTTCACGGGTGGACGTCGCACCCGAACGAGCACGTGCGCCGGCTCGCGAGCGAGGGAACCCGCGCGTTCCTGCCGTGGGCCATCCGGGTGCGGTCGCTACTCGCCTCCCCCGAGGCGACGGTGCCGATCCTCGACGCGCTGTACCGCGACGAGACCGACTACGTGCGCCGCTCCGTCGCCAACCACCTCAACGACCTGGCCCGGCAGAACCCCGACCTCGTGGTCGAGGTGGCCGGACGCTGGCTCGCCGACCCCGACGAGAACACCGCGTGGGTCGTGCGGCACGGCCTGCGCACGCTCGTGAAGAAGGCGCACCCCGGCGCGCTCGCGCTGCTCGGCTTCACGCCCGTCGTGGTGACGGTGGGCGCGCCCGTGCTCGAGAGCACGGCGATCACCCTGCCGGGCAGCCTCGCCTTCAGCTTCGCGCTCACCAACGAGGGCGACGTTCCCGCCCGCCTCGCCGTGGACTACGTCGTGCACTTCATGAAGAGCAACGGCAGCCAGGCCGAGAAGGTGTTCAAGCTGACGTCGACGACCCTCGCCGCCGGGGAGAGCGTCACCCTGAGCAAGCGCCACGCCCTGCGCCAGATGACGACGCGCGTGCACTACGCGGGCACGCACTCGCTCGAGCTGCAGATCAACGGGCAGCGGCACACCCGCACCGACTTCGAGTTGGCGCTGTAG
- a CDS encoding sugar ABC transporter permease, with protein sequence MSTPTVVRKRKPTLAKWFRATGWRHLVGIAVVIFAAFPLLYVLSSSLNPNGTLVGSNDLFATVDFENYIALFQRPQQPYAAWFLNTLLIGGISALCTVFLGALAAYAFSRMRFTGRRVGLLTLLLVQMFPQLLAVVAIFLLLNGISDIFPAIGLDTQIGLILVYLGGALGVNTYLMYGFFNTVPASIDEAAKIDGAGHARIFFTIILRLVAPILAVVGLLSFIGTTSEFVIASIVLTDPAKQTLAVGLFQFVSDETSKNWSLFAAGAVMAAIPVMALFLFLQKYIVSGLTAGSVK encoded by the coding sequence TTGAGCACCCCGACCGTCGTCCGGAAACGCAAGCCGACCCTCGCGAAGTGGTTCAGGGCGACCGGATGGCGCCACCTCGTCGGCATCGCGGTGGTGATCTTCGCGGCCTTCCCGCTGCTCTACGTGCTGTCGTCGTCGCTCAACCCGAACGGCACGCTCGTCGGGTCGAACGACCTGTTCGCCACGGTCGACTTCGAGAACTACATCGCCCTGTTCCAGCGGCCCCAGCAGCCGTACGCCGCCTGGTTCCTCAACACCCTGCTGATCGGCGGCATCTCGGCGCTGTGCACCGTGTTCCTCGGGGCACTCGCCGCCTACGCGTTCTCGCGCATGCGGTTCACGGGGCGTCGGGTCGGGCTGCTCACGCTGCTGCTGGTGCAGATGTTCCCGCAGCTGCTCGCGGTCGTCGCGATCTTCCTGCTGCTCAACGGCATCAGCGACATCTTCCCGGCGATCGGCCTCGACACCCAGATCGGGCTGATCCTCGTCTACCTCGGCGGCGCGCTCGGCGTGAACACCTACCTGATGTACGGCTTCTTCAACACGGTGCCCGCCTCGATCGACGAGGCGGCGAAGATCGACGGAGCCGGTCACGCGCGCATTTTCTTCACGATCATCCTGCGGCTGGTGGCGCCGATCCTCGCGGTCGTCGGCCTGCTGTCGTTCATCGGCACGACCAGCGAGTTCGTGATCGCGAGCATCGTGCTCACCGATCCCGCCAAGCAGACGCTCGCGGTCGGGCTATTCCAGTTCGTCTCCGACGAGACCAGCAAGAACTGGAGCCTGTTCGCCGCCGGCGCGGTGATGGCGGCGATCCCCGTGATGGCGCTGTTCCTCTTCCTGCAGAAGTACATCGTGAGCGGGCTGACGGCGGGCTCGGTCAAGTAA
- a CDS encoding dihydrofolate reductase family protein, whose protein sequence is MIVHQFVSADGFAGDESGEFALFDDTSPNATFQLDQETLERLKGVDTILLGANTYRMFAAFWPTTDSDPEVLAPRINELPKIVVSSTLEEAPWGEFEPALVLADGAADAVRRLKADLAGDIIVWGSLTLTDTLFREGLVDVVRLVIVPRVLGRGRGVFPDGYTDAGLTLVRTGSYDAGLVDIEYRTDRKASI, encoded by the coding sequence TTGATCGTCCACCAGTTCGTGAGCGCCGACGGGTTTGCCGGCGACGAGAGCGGCGAGTTCGCGCTCTTCGACGACACCAGCCCGAATGCCACCTTCCAGCTCGACCAGGAGACGCTGGAGCGGCTGAAAGGCGTCGACACGATCCTGCTCGGCGCGAACACCTACCGCATGTTCGCGGCGTTCTGGCCGACGACCGACTCCGACCCCGAGGTGCTCGCACCACGCATCAACGAACTGCCCAAGATCGTGGTGTCGAGCACCCTCGAGGAAGCGCCGTGGGGCGAGTTCGAACCGGCCTTGGTGCTGGCGGATGGCGCGGCCGACGCCGTCCGCCGGCTCAAGGCCGACCTCGCCGGCGACATCATCGTCTGGGGCAGTCTCACTCTGACCGACACGCTCTTCCGGGAGGGGCTCGTCGACGTCGTGCGCCTGGTCATCGTGCCGCGCGTGCTCGGTCGCGGCCGCGGGGTGTTCCCGGACGGGTACACCGATGCCGGCCTCACGCTCGTGCGCACCGGCAGTTACGACGCCGGGCTCGTCGACATCGAGTACCGGACCGACCGGAAGGCCAGCATCTAG
- a CDS encoding sugar ABC transporter substrate-binding protein, protein MTVNIRNLIRAGAIASVAALALAGCSGGGDDTADSENTLVVWVDANRAEAIKDVVSDFESENDVTVTLVQKEFGDTLREDFIKQAPTGKGPDVVVGAHDWLGSWVQNGVVAPLTVDNAGDFEEVATQAMSYEGQQYGLPVSIENVALIRNTDLDPSAHDTFDEMIAAGQGIVSAGQAEFPFIVQLGPTADPYHLYPIQTSFGAPVFGTNADGSYNPDDLQLANAGGDEFAAKLAEWGSTGVLNINVDGDIAIETFVDKKTPYIITGPWNLERIKEAGINYSIEGVPSAGGEPSTPFVGVQGFFVSAKSNNALLANKFVVSYLGTEEVQTAIFEAGKRAPALKSAFEAAQSDPDVAAFGEVGAAGVPQPSIPAMGQVWGDWGATEAALISGTAGDTTAAWQAMAASITAKIAG, encoded by the coding sequence ATGACGGTGAACATCCGCAACCTCATCCGCGCGGGGGCCATCGCCTCCGTCGCCGCTCTCGCACTCGCGGGGTGCTCGGGAGGCGGCGACGATACCGCCGACTCCGAGAACACGCTCGTGGTGTGGGTGGACGCCAACCGCGCCGAGGCGATCAAAGACGTCGTCTCCGATTTCGAGTCGGAGAACGACGTCACCGTGACGCTCGTGCAGAAGGAGTTCGGCGACACCCTGCGCGAGGACTTCATCAAGCAGGCACCCACCGGCAAGGGACCCGACGTCGTCGTCGGCGCCCACGACTGGCTGGGCAGCTGGGTGCAGAACGGCGTGGTCGCTCCCCTCACGGTCGACAACGCCGGCGACTTCGAAGAGGTCGCCACCCAGGCCATGAGCTACGAGGGCCAGCAGTACGGGCTTCCCGTCTCGATCGAGAACGTGGCGCTGATCCGCAACACCGACCTCGACCCCAGCGCGCACGACACCTTCGACGAGATGATCGCCGCGGGCCAGGGCATCGTCTCGGCGGGCCAGGCTGAATTCCCCTTCATCGTGCAGCTCGGCCCGACCGCCGACCCGTACCACCTGTACCCGATCCAGACCTCGTTCGGTGCGCCGGTCTTCGGCACCAACGCCGACGGCAGCTACAACCCCGACGACCTGCAGCTCGCCAACGCGGGCGGCGACGAGTTCGCCGCGAAGCTCGCCGAGTGGGGCAGCACCGGAGTGCTGAACATCAACGTCGACGGCGACATCGCCATCGAGACCTTCGTCGACAAGAAGACGCCGTACATCATCACCGGCCCGTGGAACCTCGAGCGCATCAAAGAGGCGGGCATCAATTACTCGATCGAGGGCGTCCCGAGCGCCGGCGGCGAACCGTCGACGCCGTTCGTGGGCGTGCAGGGCTTCTTCGTCAGCGCGAAGAGCAACAACGCGCTGCTCGCCAACAAGTTCGTGGTGAGCTACCTCGGCACCGAAGAGGTGCAGACCGCGATCTTCGAGGCCGGCAAGCGGGCGCCCGCCCTGAAGAGCGCCTTCGAGGCGGCACAGTCCGACCCGGATGTCGCCGCCTTCGGCGAGGTCGGAGCGGCCGGGGTGCCCCAGCCCTCGATCCCCGCGATGGGCCAGGTCTGGGGCGACTGGGGTGCCACCGAGGCCGCGCTGATCTCTGGCACGGCCGGTGACACGACGGCCGCGTGGCAGGCGATGGCAGCGAGCATCACCGCGAAGATCGCCGGCTGA